In Chelonia mydas isolate rCheMyd1 chromosome 20, rCheMyd1.pri.v2, whole genome shotgun sequence, a single genomic region encodes these proteins:
- the LOC102937969 gene encoding tubulin alpha-1B chain isoform X2, with product MRECISIHVGQAGVQIGNACWELYCLEHGIQPDGQMPSDKTIGGGDDSFNTFFSETGAGKHVPRAVFVDLEPTVIDEVRTGTYRQLFHPEQLITGKEDAANNYARGHYTIGKEIIDLVLDRIRKLADQCTGLQGFLVFHSFGGGTGSGFTSLLMERLSVDYGKKSKLEFSIYPAPQVSTAVVEPYNSILTTHTTLEHSDCAFMVDNEAIYDICRRNLDIERPTYTNLNRLISQIVSSITASLRFDGALNVDLTEFQTNLVPYPRIHFPLATYAPVISAEKAYHEQLSVAEITNACFEPANQMVKCDPRHGKYMACCLLYRGDVVPKDVNAAIATIKTKRSIQFVDWCPTGFKVGINYQPPTVVPGGDLAKVQRAVCMLSNTTAIAEAWARLDHKFDLMYAKRAFVHWYVGEGMEEGEFSEAREDMAALEKDYEEVGVDSVEGEGEEEGEE from the exons Atg CGTGAGTGCATCTCTATCCACGTAGGCCAGGCTGGTGTCCAGATCGGCAATGCCTGCTGGGAGCTCTACTGCCTGGAACATGGGATCCAGCCTGACGGCCAGATGCCCAGTGACAAGACCATCGGGGGAGGAGACGACTCCTTCAATACCTTCTTCAGTGAGACGGGCGCTGGCAAGCATGTCCCCAGAGCCGTCTTTGTGGACTTGGAGCCAACAGTCATAG ATGAAGTGCGCACTGGAACCTACCGCCAACTCTTCCACCCTGAgcagctcatcactggcaaggaagATGCTGCCAACAACTATGCCCGTGGGCACTACACCATTGGGAAAGAAATCATCGACCTGGTTCTCGACAGGATCCGCAAGCTG GCCGACCAGTGCACAGGTCTCCAGGGCTTCCTGGTCTTCCACAGCTTTGGAGGTGGCACTGGTTCTGGGTTCACCTCCCTGCTGATGGAGCGTCTGTCTGTGGACTATGGCAAGAAGTCCAAGCTGGAGTTCTCCATCTACCCCGCTCCTCAGGTCTCCACCGCAGTGGTGGAGCCCTACAACTCCATCCTGACCACCCACACCACCCTGGAGCACTCTGACTGCGCCTTCATGGTAGACAACGAGGCCATCTATGACATCTGCCGCAGGAACCTGGACATTGAGCGCCCCACCTACACCAACCTGAACCGTCTTATTAGCCAGATCGTGTCCTCCATCACCGCCTCCCTCCGATTTGATGGTGCCCTGAATGTAGATCTGACAGAGTTCCAGACCAACTTGGTGCCCTACCCCCGTATCCACTTCCCTCTGGCCACCTACGCCCCGGTCATCTCTGCTGAGAAAGCTTACCATGAGCAGCTTTCTGTAGCAGAGATCACAAACGCTTGCTTTGAGCCAGCCAACCAGATGGTGAAATGTGACCCCCGCCACGGGAAATACATGGCCTGCTGCCTGTTGTACCGTGGGGACGTGGTGCCCAAAGATGTCAATGCTGCTATTGCCACCATCAAAACCAAGCGCAGCATCCAGTTCGTGGACTGGTGCCCAACTGGCTTCAAGGTTGGTATCAACTACCAGCCCCCCACTGTGGTTCCTGGCGGTGACCTGGCCAAGGTGCAGCGGGCCGTGTGCATGCTCAGCAACACCACAGCCATAGCTGAGGCCTGGGCTCGTCTGGACCACAAGTTTGACCTGATGTACGCCAAGCGTGCCTTTGTTCACTGGTACgtaggggaggggat
- the LOC102937969 gene encoding tubulin alpha-1B chain isoform X3 — MRECISIHVGQAGVQIGNACWELYCLEHGIQPDGQMPSDKTIGGGDDSFNTFFSETGAGKHVPRAVFVDLEPTVIDEVRTGTYRQLFHPEQLITGKEDAANNYARGHYTIGKEIIDLVLDRIRKLADQCTGLQGFLVFHSFGGGTGSGFTSLLMERLSVDYGKKSKLEFSIYPAPQVSTAVVEPYNSILTTHTTLEHSDCAFMVDNEAIYDICRRNLDIERPTYTNLNRLISQIVSSITASLRFDGALNVDLTEFQTNLVPYPRIHFPLATYAPVISAEKAYHEQLSVAEITNACFEPANQMVKCDPRHGKYMACCLLYRGDVVPKDVNAAIATIKTKRSIQFVDWCPTGFKVGINYQPPTVVPGGDLAKVQRAVCMLSNTTAIAEAWARLDHKFDLMYAKRAFVHWYVGEGMEEGEFSEAREDMAALEKDYEEVGVDSVEGEGEEEGEE; from the exons atg CGTGAGTGCATCTCTATCCACGTAGGCCAGGCTGGTGTCCAGATCGGCAATGCCTGCTGGGAGCTCTACTGCCTGGAACATGGGATCCAGCCTGACGGCCAGATGCCCAGTGACAAGACCATCGGGGGAGGAGACGACTCCTTCAATACCTTCTTCAGTGAGACGGGCGCTGGCAAGCATGTCCCCAGAGCCGTCTTTGTGGACTTGGAGCCAACAGTCATAG ATGAAGTGCGCACTGGAACCTACCGCCAACTCTTCCACCCTGAgcagctcatcactggcaaggaagATGCTGCCAACAACTATGCCCGTGGGCACTACACCATTGGGAAAGAAATCATCGACCTGGTTCTCGACAGGATCCGCAAGCTG GCCGACCAGTGCACAGGTCTCCAGGGCTTCCTGGTCTTCCACAGCTTTGGAGGTGGCACTGGTTCTGGGTTCACCTCCCTGCTGATGGAGCGTCTGTCTGTGGACTATGGCAAGAAGTCCAAGCTGGAGTTCTCCATCTACCCCGCTCCTCAGGTCTCCACCGCAGTGGTGGAGCCCTACAACTCCATCCTGACCACCCACACCACCCTGGAGCACTCTGACTGCGCCTTCATGGTAGACAACGAGGCCATCTATGACATCTGCCGCAGGAACCTGGACATTGAGCGCCCCACCTACACCAACCTGAACCGTCTTATTAGCCAGATCGTGTCCTCCATCACCGCCTCCCTCCGATTTGATGGTGCCCTGAATGTAGATCTGACAGAGTTCCAGACCAACTTGGTGCCCTACCCCCGTATCCACTTCCCTCTGGCCACCTACGCCCCGGTCATCTCTGCTGAGAAAGCTTACCATGAGCAGCTTTCTGTAGCAGAGATCACAAACGCTTGCTTTGAGCCAGCCAACCAGATGGTGAAATGTGACCCCCGCCACGGGAAATACATGGCCTGCTGCCTGTTGTACCGTGGGGACGTGGTGCCCAAAGATGTCAATGCTGCTATTGCCACCATCAAAACCAAGCGCAGCATCCAGTTCGTGGACTGGTGCCCAACTGGCTTCAAGGTTGGTATCAACTACCAGCCCCCCACTGTGGTTCCTGGCGGTGACCTGGCCAAGGTGCAGCGGGCCGTGTGCATGCTCAGCAACACCACAGCCATAGCTGAGGCCTGGGCTCGTCTGGACCACAAGTTTGACCTGATGTACGCCAAGCGTGCCTTTGTTCACTGGTACgtaggggaggggat
- the LOC102937969 gene encoding tubulin alpha-1B chain isoform X1 codes for MCWSRWCVQQGWGVCLRNRECISIHVGQAGVQIGNACWELYCLEHGIQPDGQMPSDKTIGGGDDSFNTFFSETGAGKHVPRAVFVDLEPTVIDEVRTGTYRQLFHPEQLITGKEDAANNYARGHYTIGKEIIDLVLDRIRKLADQCTGLQGFLVFHSFGGGTGSGFTSLLMERLSVDYGKKSKLEFSIYPAPQVSTAVVEPYNSILTTHTTLEHSDCAFMVDNEAIYDICRRNLDIERPTYTNLNRLISQIVSSITASLRFDGALNVDLTEFQTNLVPYPRIHFPLATYAPVISAEKAYHEQLSVAEITNACFEPANQMVKCDPRHGKYMACCLLYRGDVVPKDVNAAIATIKTKRSIQFVDWCPTGFKVGINYQPPTVVPGGDLAKVQRAVCMLSNTTAIAEAWARLDHKFDLMYAKRAFVHWYVGEGMEEGEFSEAREDMAALEKDYEEVGVDSVEGEGEEEGEE; via the exons atgtGTTGGAGCAGGTGGTGTGTTCAGCAAGGGTGGGGTGTGTGCCTTAGGAAC CGTGAGTGCATCTCTATCCACGTAGGCCAGGCTGGTGTCCAGATCGGCAATGCCTGCTGGGAGCTCTACTGCCTGGAACATGGGATCCAGCCTGACGGCCAGATGCCCAGTGACAAGACCATCGGGGGAGGAGACGACTCCTTCAATACCTTCTTCAGTGAGACGGGCGCTGGCAAGCATGTCCCCAGAGCCGTCTTTGTGGACTTGGAGCCAACAGTCATAG ATGAAGTGCGCACTGGAACCTACCGCCAACTCTTCCACCCTGAgcagctcatcactggcaaggaagATGCTGCCAACAACTATGCCCGTGGGCACTACACCATTGGGAAAGAAATCATCGACCTGGTTCTCGACAGGATCCGCAAGCTG GCCGACCAGTGCACAGGTCTCCAGGGCTTCCTGGTCTTCCACAGCTTTGGAGGTGGCACTGGTTCTGGGTTCACCTCCCTGCTGATGGAGCGTCTGTCTGTGGACTATGGCAAGAAGTCCAAGCTGGAGTTCTCCATCTACCCCGCTCCTCAGGTCTCCACCGCAGTGGTGGAGCCCTACAACTCCATCCTGACCACCCACACCACCCTGGAGCACTCTGACTGCGCCTTCATGGTAGACAACGAGGCCATCTATGACATCTGCCGCAGGAACCTGGACATTGAGCGCCCCACCTACACCAACCTGAACCGTCTTATTAGCCAGATCGTGTCCTCCATCACCGCCTCCCTCCGATTTGATGGTGCCCTGAATGTAGATCTGACAGAGTTCCAGACCAACTTGGTGCCCTACCCCCGTATCCACTTCCCTCTGGCCACCTACGCCCCGGTCATCTCTGCTGAGAAAGCTTACCATGAGCAGCTTTCTGTAGCAGAGATCACAAACGCTTGCTTTGAGCCAGCCAACCAGATGGTGAAATGTGACCCCCGCCACGGGAAATACATGGCCTGCTGCCTGTTGTACCGTGGGGACGTGGTGCCCAAAGATGTCAATGCTGCTATTGCCACCATCAAAACCAAGCGCAGCATCCAGTTCGTGGACTGGTGCCCAACTGGCTTCAAGGTTGGTATCAACTACCAGCCCCCCACTGTGGTTCCTGGCGGTGACCTGGCCAAGGTGCAGCGGGCCGTGTGCATGCTCAGCAACACCACAGCCATAGCTGAGGCCTGGGCTCGTCTGGACCACAAGTTTGACCTGATGTACGCCAAGCGTGCCTTTGTTCACTGGTACgtaggggaggggat
- the TUBA1A gene encoding tubulin alpha-1A chain produces the protein MRECISIHVGQAGVQIGNACWELYCLEHGIQPDGQMPSDKTIGGGDDSFNTFFSETGAGKHVPRAVFVDLEPTVIDEVRTGTYRQLFHPEQLITGKEDAANNYARGHYTIGKEIIDLVLDRIRKLADQCTGLQGFLVFHSFGGGTGSGFTSLLMERLSVDYGKKSKLEFSIYPAPQVSTAVVEPYNSILTTHTTLEHSDCAFMVDNEAIYDICRRNLDIERPTYTNLNRLIGQIVSSITASLRFDGALNVDLTEFQTNLVPYPRIHFPLATYAPVISAEKAYHEQLSVAEITNACFEPANQMVKCDPRHGKYMACCLLYRGDVVPKDVNAAIATIKTKRTIQFVDWCPTGFKVGINYQPPTVVPGGDLAKVQRAVCMLSNTTAIAEAWARLDHKFDLMYAKRAFVHWYVGEGMEEGEFSEAREDMAALEKDYEEVGVDSVEGEGEEEGEEY, from the exons atg CGTGAGTGCATCTCTATCCACGTCGGCCAGGCTGGTGTCCAGATCGGCAATGCCTGCTGGGAGCTCTACTGCCTGGAACATGGGATCCAGCCTGACGGCCAGATGCCCAGCGACAAGACCATCGGCGGAGGAGATGACTCCTTCAACACCTTCTTCAGTGAGACGGGCGCTGGCAAGCACGTCCCCAGAGCCGTCTTTGTGGACTTGGAGCCAACAGTCATAG ATGAAGTGCGCACTGGAACCTACCGCCAGCTCTTCCACCCTGAgcagctcatcactggcaaggaagATGCTGCCAACAACTATGCCCGTGGGCACTACACCATTGGGAAGGAAATCATCGACCTGGTTCTCGACAGGATCCGCAAGCTG GCCGACCAGTGCACAGGTCTCCAGGGCTTCCTGGTCTTCCACAGCTTTGGAGGTGGCACTGGTTCTGGGTTTACCTCCCTGCTGATGGAGCGTCTGTCTGTTGACTATGGCAAGAAGTCCAAGCTGGAGTTCTCCATCTACCCCGCTCCTCAGGTCTCCACTGCAGTGGTGGAGCCCTACAACTCCATCCTGACCACCCACACCACCCTGGAGCACTCTGACTGCGCCTTCATGGTAGACAACGAGGCCATCTATGACATCTGCCGCAGGAACCTGGACATTGAGCGCCCCACCTACACCAACCTGAACCGGTTGATAGGCCAGATAGTGTCTTCCATCACCGCCTCCCTCCGATTTGATGGTGCCCTGAATGTAGATCTGACAGAGTTCCAGACCAACTTGGTGCCCTACCCCCGTATCCACTTCCCTCTGGCCACCTATGCCCCGGTCATCTCTGCTGAGAAAGCTTACCATGAGCAGCTTTCTGTAGCAGAGATCACAAACGCTTGCTTTGAGCCAGCCAACCAGATGGTGAAATGTGACCCCCGCCACGGGAAATACATGGCCTGCTGCCTCTTATACCGTGGGGACGTGGTGCCCAAAGATGTCAATGCTGCTATTGCCACCATCAAAACCAAGCGCACTATCCAGTTTGTGGACTGGTGCCCAACTGGCTTCAAGGTTGGTATCAACTACCAGCCCCCCACTGTGGTTCCTGGCGGTGACCTGGCCAAGGTGCAGCGGGCTGTGTGCATGCTCAGCAACACCACAGCCATAGCTGAGGCCTGGGCTCGTCTGGACCACAAGTTTGACCTGATGTACGCCAAGCGTGCCTTTGTTCACTGGTACgtaggggaggggatggaggaaggCGAATTCTCGGAGGCTCGGGAGGACATGGCTGCCCTAGAGAAGGATTACGAAGAGGTTGGTGTGGATTCTGTTGAAGGGGAGGGtgaagaggaaggggaggaataTTAA